The Falsibacillus pallidus genome has a segment encoding these proteins:
- the opp3C gene encoding oligopeptide ABC transporter permease, with protein sequence MNQPEKISKELFQPANIDTSSGERIAKPSLNYWQDAWLRVKKNKGALFALILLIILAFMAFAGPHMTKHNYKEQNLAFANLPPKVPGLEKLGIFDGKMQLGGQEVDMYERKNVDEYFWFGTDGLGRDLFARTWKGTQISLYIAILAAFIDMVIGVAYGGISAFYGGRTDNIMQRILEVLVGIPNIVVVILMILVLEPGILSITIAITITGWVGMARVVRGQTLKLKSQEYVLASRTLGESNGKIIFKHLIPNLASVIIINTMFTIPSAIFFEAFLSFIGLGLQAPAASLGTLIEDGYRTMQILPHIMLFPAIIICLLMIAFNLLADGLRDALDPKMRD encoded by the coding sequence ATGAATCAGCCAGAAAAAATCTCAAAAGAATTATTTCAGCCCGCTAATATTGATACATCATCAGGTGAGCGCATTGCAAAGCCCAGCTTGAACTATTGGCAAGATGCATGGCTGCGTGTCAAAAAGAATAAAGGGGCCCTATTTGCTCTGATCCTTCTTATCATTTTGGCGTTCATGGCTTTTGCAGGCCCACATATGACGAAACATAACTATAAAGAACAAAACCTTGCCTTTGCGAATCTGCCTCCGAAAGTTCCAGGTCTTGAAAAGCTTGGAATCTTTGATGGAAAAATGCAGCTTGGCGGTCAAGAAGTAGACATGTATGAAAGAAAGAATGTTGACGAATATTTCTGGTTCGGTACTGACGGACTTGGACGTGACCTTTTTGCAAGAACGTGGAAAGGAACACAGATTTCCCTATACATTGCCATATTGGCAGCCTTCATTGACATGGTCATTGGTGTGGCTTACGGCGGAATTTCAGCATTCTATGGCGGACGCACCGATAATATCATGCAGCGTATCCTTGAAGTTCTAGTAGGTATACCGAATATCGTTGTAGTAATCTTGATGATTTTAGTTCTGGAACCAGGAATATTATCCATCACAATCGCAATTACCATCACGGGCTGGGTAGGTATGGCACGTGTTGTTCGTGGACAAACACTGAAATTAAAGTCACAGGAATATGTCCTCGCTTCCCGTACATTGGGTGAGAGCAATGGGAAAATCATCTTTAAACATTTGATTCCTAACTTGGCGAGTGTCATTATCATCAACACTATGTTTACAATTCCGAGTGCTATCTTCTTCGAAGCATTCTTAAGCTTTATCGGACTGGGTCTTCAGGCTCCGGCAGCATCACTTGGTACATTGATTGAGGACGGATACCGCACTATGCAGATCCTTCCGCACATCATGTTGTTCCCGGCAATCATTATCTGTTTGTTGATGATTGCATTCAACTTATTGGCAGATGGTCTACGAGACGCATTAGATCCTAAGATGCGTGATTAA
- the opp3b gene encoding oligopeptide ABC transporter permease, which produces MTKYVLQRVIYMIITLFIIASFTFFLMKILPGSPFNDQKLSAEQVHIMNEKYGLNDPVPVQYAHYIFGLLKGDMGVSFQFDNHGVTELILERIGPSAMLGFQAMFVGTLLGVILGVLAAIYQNTWVDYSSTFIAVLGKSIPSFVFAALLQYVLAVKFEIFPVAFWNGFSSSILPTIALAMFPIATGARFMRSELIEVLGSDYITLAKAKGASSFEIAFKHAFRNALIPLITVLGPLAVSLMSGSLVVEKIFSIPGIGEQFVKSIMTNDYPIIMGTTLLFAFALIAIILVVDLLYGVIDPRIRLAGGKK; this is translated from the coding sequence ATGACGAAGTATGTTTTACAGCGTGTAATATACATGATTATTACTTTATTTATCATTGCTTCGTTTACATTTTTCCTCATGAAAATACTGCCTGGTTCACCGTTTAACGACCAGAAGCTATCTGCAGAACAGGTTCATATCATGAATGAAAAGTATGGATTGAATGATCCCGTTCCTGTTCAATATGCACATTATATCTTTGGCTTGCTTAAAGGTGACATGGGAGTATCATTTCAATTCGATAACCACGGCGTAACTGAGCTAATCCTCGAACGAATCGGACCTTCCGCTATGCTAGGTTTCCAAGCTATGTTTGTAGGTACCCTTCTTGGGGTCATTTTAGGGGTTTTGGCAGCTATTTATCAAAATACATGGGTGGATTACAGCAGTACCTTCATTGCTGTTCTTGGAAAATCAATCCCATCCTTCGTATTCGCTGCACTTTTGCAGTATGTGCTGGCTGTTAAATTTGAAATATTCCCTGTGGCATTCTGGAATGGGTTCTCATCCAGCATCTTGCCTACTATCGCATTGGCCATGTTCCCAATTGCGACAGGAGCACGTTTTATGCGTTCAGAATTAATAGAAGTATTAGGTTCCGACTATATAACATTGGCAAAAGCAAAAGGTGCTTCATCTTTTGAAATTGCATTCAAACATGCATTCCGTAATGCTTTGATTCCATTGATTACAGTATTGGGACCATTAGCTGTAAGTCTAATGTCCGGATCCCTGGTAGTTGAAAAGATTTTCTCTATTCCGGGAATTGGTGAACAATTCGTTAAGTCCATCATGACAAATGACTACCCGATTATTATGGGTACAACACTTTTATTCGCATTTGCTTTAATCGCAATCATTTTGGTTGTCGACTTGCTATACGGTGTAATCGACCCTCGAATTCGTTTAGCGGGAGGTAAAAAATAA
- a CDS encoding peptide ABC transporter substrate-binding protein: protein MKKSKLLLLLCFSLVLSMFLSACYGKDEEKASNEGSKGDTGTKTKTEQVLNTYETAEIPTMNTIMAQDAVSLNVMNQVFEGLMRLDKDNKPTLGMAAEEPQKNEDGTVYTFKIRDAKWSNGTPVTANDFVYAWQQTIDPKNATPYGAYMMGGVIKNAAEIGEGKMAPDQLGVKAIDDKTLEVTLERPVPYFLSLMTFPIFYPQNQEFVESKGDQYATNSDNMIYNGPFTLSDWNGTGLSWKYKKNDSYWDKDTVQLTQVNVNVVKETGTAVNLYKTGKVDRAALSAEYVTQYENDPDLNKYLEPTIFWFKFNQERTGKKTALANKNIRMALSLAVDKQSMVDTVLANGSVVANYEVPKEFAFNPESGDDFRKGNGDMNEYNLDKAKEYWKKGLEELGTDKLDLEILGGDSEVSKNMDAYFKNQLEKNLEGLSIKLKEVPFKIRLDLDTKQDYDIQVAGWGPDYQDPMTFSDLFVTGGSQNKMGYSNPEYDKLISDAKTTLATDPQARWEALQKAEKILMDDAAISPLYQRAKAVLQQKYVKDLYVHPFGPEFSYKWTHIEK from the coding sequence GTGAAAAAGTCTAAATTATTATTACTTTTATGCTTTTCACTCGTTCTAAGCATGTTCCTTTCAGCTTGCTACGGCAAAGATGAAGAGAAAGCTTCAAATGAGGGCAGTAAAGGCGACACAGGTACTAAGACTAAAACTGAGCAAGTCCTGAATACTTACGAAACTGCGGAGATTCCAACCATGAATACAATCATGGCACAGGATGCTGTTTCTCTTAACGTAATGAACCAAGTATTCGAAGGTTTAATGCGTCTTGACAAAGACAACAAGCCAACATTAGGTATGGCTGCTGAAGAACCTCAAAAAAATGAAGACGGTACAGTTTACACTTTCAAGATCCGCGACGCTAAATGGTCTAACGGAACTCCTGTAACTGCAAACGATTTCGTTTATGCATGGCAGCAAACAATTGACCCTAAAAATGCAACTCCATACGGAGCTTACATGATGGGCGGCGTAATCAAGAATGCAGCTGAAATCGGCGAAGGCAAAATGGCTCCAGATCAATTGGGAGTTAAAGCTATAGACGATAAAACTTTAGAAGTTACTTTGGAGCGTCCAGTTCCTTACTTCCTATCATTAATGACATTCCCTATTTTCTACCCTCAAAACCAAGAGTTCGTAGAATCTAAAGGCGATCAATACGCTACTAACAGCGATAACATGATCTACAACGGTCCATTCACATTGTCTGACTGGAACGGAACAGGTCTTTCTTGGAAATACAAAAAGAACGACAGCTACTGGGATAAAGACACAGTTCAACTTACTCAAGTTAACGTAAACGTTGTTAAAGAAACTGGTACTGCAGTTAACCTTTACAAAACTGGTAAAGTTGACCGTGCTGCTCTAAGCGCTGAATATGTAACACAATATGAAAACGATCCAGATTTGAACAAATATCTTGAGCCGACAATCTTCTGGTTTAAATTTAACCAAGAGCGCACAGGCAAAAAGACTGCTTTAGCTAACAAAAACATCCGTATGGCACTTTCTTTGGCTGTAGACAAACAATCTATGGTTGATACAGTTCTTGCAAACGGATCAGTTGTTGCAAACTACGAAGTTCCAAAAGAATTTGCTTTCAATCCTGAAAGCGGCGACGATTTCCGTAAAGGAAACGGCGATATGAACGAATACAATCTTGATAAAGCGAAAGAGTACTGGAAAAAAGGATTAGAGGAACTTGGAACTGACAAGTTAGACCTTGAAATTCTTGGCGGTGACTCTGAAGTATCTAAAAACATGGATGCTTACTTCAAAAACCAACTTGAAAAGAACCTTGAAGGCCTTTCTATCAAGTTGAAAGAAGTACCTTTCAAAATCCGTCTTGATCTTGATACTAAGCAAGACTACGATATCCAAGTTGCTGGATGGGGTCCTGACTACCAAGATCCAATGACTTTCTCTGACTTGTTCGTAACTGGCGGATCTCAAAATAAAATGGGATATTCCAACCCAGAATACGATAAGTTGATCAGCGATGCTAAAACTACTTTAGCAACTGATCCTCAAGCTCGTTGGGAAGCTCTGCAAAAAGCTGAGAAAATCCTAATGGATGATGCTGCAATCTCTCCATTATACCAACGTGCAAAAGCAGTTCTTCAACAAAAATATGTTAAAGATCTTTATGTACATCCATTTGGACCTGAGTTCAGCTACAAGTGGACGCACATTGAAAAATAA